One Novipirellula galeiformis DNA window includes the following coding sequences:
- the ahr gene encoding NADPH-dependent aldehyde reductase Ahr — protein sequence MTTIQAYAARRAGGPFEPFEYEAGPLGADDLEIAVESCGICHSDLSMWDNDWKLTEYPFVGGHEVVGRVSAIGDHAQGHQVGDRVGLGWTCRSCMHCDHCLAGDHNLCLSAQGTITHQHGGFADKVRCHWGWATKLPDGIEVASAGPLFCGGLTVFNPLVQFDVAPTARVGVVGIGGLGHLALMFLKAWGCEVTAISRTRAKESEARELGAHHFVATSESDALAKQAAKFDFILNTTDAELPWDAYLAALAPRGTLHTVGAAPKIEATVFPMLAAQKSFSASPTGSIVTTHKMLEFAARHQIAPMTETFPMSQINDAFEKLRNGSPRYRLVLTR from the coding sequence ATGACCACCATCCAAGCCTATGCTGCTCGCCGTGCGGGTGGGCCGTTTGAGCCCTTTGAATATGAGGCCGGTCCGCTCGGCGCCGATGACCTCGAAATTGCGGTTGAATCCTGTGGGATTTGCCACAGCGACCTTTCCATGTGGGACAACGACTGGAAGCTTACCGAGTACCCGTTCGTCGGAGGGCATGAGGTGGTCGGTCGCGTGTCCGCGATTGGCGATCATGCGCAGGGCCATCAAGTCGGTGATCGAGTCGGCTTGGGATGGACGTGTCGCAGTTGCATGCACTGTGACCATTGTCTCGCGGGGGACCATAATCTATGCCTGTCGGCGCAAGGGACGATCACGCATCAACACGGTGGATTCGCGGACAAAGTGCGCTGTCACTGGGGCTGGGCGACCAAGCTTCCCGACGGAATCGAAGTCGCTTCGGCCGGTCCATTGTTCTGTGGCGGATTAACGGTTTTCAATCCGTTGGTGCAATTTGATGTCGCTCCTACCGCCCGAGTCGGCGTTGTCGGTATCGGGGGGTTGGGGCATTTGGCGTTGATGTTTTTAAAAGCATGGGGATGCGAAGTCACCGCGATTTCTCGCACACGCGCCAAAGAATCTGAGGCACGCGAGCTCGGGGCCCATCATTTTGTCGCGACCAGCGAGAGTGACGCCTTGGCGAAACAGGCCGCTAAGTTCGACTTCATTCTCAATACCACCGATGCTGAACTGCCCTGGGACGCCTACCTCGCTGCCCTCGCGCCACGAGGAACGCTGCACACCGTCGGGGCTGCTCCCAAAATCGAAGCGACCGTCTTCCCCATGTTGGCGGCTCAGAAATCGTTCTCAGCGTCGCCCACCGGCAGCATCGTCACGACGCACAAGATGCTCGAATTTGCGGCCCGCCATCAGATCGCGCCGATGACCGAAACCTTTCCGATGAGTCAGATCAACGACGCCTTTGAAAAACTCCGCAATGGCTCGCCTCGCTATCGATTGGTGTTGACGCGTTGA
- a CDS encoding HDOD domain-containing protein translates to MSTVINTTALEDVFHSEVLPALPHSAIALLQLSQRSDVGPAEFTKPIEADPGLMGQVLKFVNSSYFGFSREIMSVQQALTLVGSRAITNFALWNAVFSVIPNPKFGPFDLKSLWQDSLRRAILARRLGRSLKVENAEDLFAGALLQDMAIPLLLKELPQQYQALVERRAAEGRRLSGLEQEMFGWDHADAAALLAKRWSLPEDFVTLIAEHTQLEHLLGQGNAARGGACVALASLLPSCSDDHWCEKDEFISGYERLTDSDQATLAELFADVDENTATFAPLLKLPVPKKTLAGYLTE, encoded by the coding sequence ATGTCGACTGTCATCAACACAACCGCTCTCGAAGATGTTTTCCACTCTGAGGTGCTGCCTGCACTTCCTCACAGTGCGATTGCCCTATTGCAGCTTTCGCAACGGAGTGATGTTGGGCCAGCGGAATTCACCAAGCCGATCGAAGCGGACCCCGGACTCATGGGCCAAGTTCTGAAGTTTGTCAACTCATCGTACTTTGGCTTCAGTCGCGAGATCATGAGCGTGCAGCAAGCGCTGACACTCGTGGGAAGCCGTGCGATCACAAACTTTGCTCTTTGGAATGCGGTATTCAGCGTCATTCCCAATCCCAAGTTTGGTCCTTTTGACCTCAAATCGCTTTGGCAAGATTCGCTTCGCCGCGCAATTTTGGCACGAAGATTGGGGCGGTCATTGAAGGTCGAAAATGCGGAAGACCTATTCGCCGGGGCACTGCTACAAGACATGGCCATTCCATTGCTATTGAAGGAATTGCCTCAACAATACCAAGCGTTGGTGGAACGACGTGCCGCCGAAGGGCGAAGATTGAGCGGACTCGAACAAGAGATGTTCGGCTGGGATCATGCCGACGCCGCGGCGTTGCTAGCCAAACGCTGGAGTTTACCCGAAGACTTTGTAACCTTGATCGCCGAGCATACCCAACTCGAACATCTACTCGGCCAAGGGAACGCCGCACGCGGTGGAGCCTGTGTCGCGTTGGCGTCGCTGCTGCCATCCTGTAGCGACGATCACTGGTGCGAAAAAGATGAATTCATTAGCGGCTATGAGCGTTTGACCGATAGCGATCAAGCCACTCTCGCAGAACTTTTCGCTGACGTTGACGAGAACACCGCGACGTTTGCCCCGCTCCTAAAACTGCCCGTGCCCAAGAAGACGTTGGCCGGGTATTTGACCGAGTAA
- a CDS encoding DUF6666 family protein, which translates to MKTPLNSQILRSTSKLLSSATIAVALTALLANGLAINSQAIGAENQLRSRQSSPSVEQSRVMWQSKQAADPMPKRRSLVAQAAQGNVIDEMPSQPLVDSQVRQTGFYNGGCSSCGPVCDCGEVSCGVEPGYGYEVGCGAEYGEPGCGVEACSSCHGEPVCGMEAMGYQDASCGMESIGGAYCDSCGGGGCDSCCGVQTYPLFLPLLRVNWCRFDFFAGVQGFNGPMNFANVDGGNGPARAGSGSFGFYEGFNEGRSLKPLFGWDMSAQLGVRATQSNLSGAGFSDEQRDQVFITAGLFRRVDYGLQYGLVFDYLRDDWFYQADLTQLRGELSWKEHGCHVYGFQFMTSQSDDTSTTSVRDATGATFSSSISMESTDQYRLFYRRLLHNSGSWEAFAGWTDRDDGLLGASMTLPLRQKLALSAGATYLIPNEGTNSIGYQEESWNIGLGLVYRPGGSLGAGRYSRPMFDVADNGTFMVDRK; encoded by the coding sequence ATGAAAACGCCACTTAACTCGCAAATTTTGCGATCAACCTCGAAATTGCTGTCTTCAGCGACGATCGCAGTTGCACTGACTGCGTTGCTTGCAAATGGACTTGCTATCAATTCGCAGGCCATCGGTGCTGAGAACCAGCTTCGATCGCGGCAGTCATCCCCTTCGGTGGAACAGTCGCGAGTGATGTGGCAATCCAAGCAAGCGGCCGACCCGATGCCGAAGCGCCGATCGTTGGTGGCCCAAGCAGCTCAAGGCAATGTGATCGACGAGATGCCGTCCCAACCACTGGTGGACAGCCAAGTTCGCCAGACTGGGTTTTACAACGGTGGTTGCAGCAGTTGTGGGCCGGTTTGTGACTGTGGCGAGGTGAGTTGCGGAGTCGAGCCGGGATACGGTTACGAAGTGGGCTGTGGTGCCGAGTATGGCGAGCCCGGTTGCGGGGTGGAAGCGTGTTCGAGTTGCCATGGCGAACCGGTCTGCGGGATGGAAGCGATGGGTTATCAAGACGCCAGTTGCGGGATGGAATCGATCGGCGGGGCCTATTGTGATAGCTGTGGTGGCGGTGGTTGCGATTCTTGCTGTGGCGTGCAAACGTACCCGTTGTTCTTGCCGCTATTGCGAGTCAATTGGTGTCGCTTTGACTTTTTTGCCGGCGTCCAAGGATTCAATGGCCCCATGAATTTTGCCAATGTCGATGGCGGCAATGGGCCCGCCCGAGCCGGATCGGGAAGTTTCGGCTTCTACGAAGGCTTTAACGAAGGCCGTTCACTCAAACCACTCTTTGGCTGGGACATGTCGGCGCAGTTGGGCGTGCGAGCGACCCAAAGCAATCTTTCGGGTGCTGGTTTCAGCGACGAGCAACGTGATCAGGTCTTCATTACCGCCGGATTGTTCCGCCGCGTCGATTACGGTCTGCAGTACGGACTCGTGTTCGATTACCTTCGTGACGATTGGTTTTATCAAGCGGACTTAACGCAGCTACGCGGCGAACTGAGCTGGAAAGAACATGGCTGTCACGTCTACGGTTTTCAATTCATGACCAGCCAAAGCGATGACACCTCCACGACCTCGGTTCGCGATGCCACGGGGGCGACCTTTTCATCGAGCATCTCGATGGAATCGACCGATCAATACCGATTGTTCTATCGCCGTCTGCTTCACAATTCAGGATCGTGGGAAGCGTTCGCAGGCTGGACCGATCGCGATGACGGGCTGCTCGGTGCCAGCATGACGTTGCCGCTGCGTCAAAAGTTGGCACTCTCCGCCGGAGCCACTTACCTGATTCCTAACGAAGGCACAAACAGCATCGGCTATCAGGAAGAATCGTGGAACATCGGCCTCGGCTTGGTTTACCGTCCTGGCGGATCCTTGGGAGCCGGCCGCTACAGTCGTCCGATGTTTGATGTCGCAGACAACGGTACCTTTATGGTCGATCGCAAATAG
- the dgt gene encoding dGTP triphosphohydrolase codes for MTGLRLYDQSEHLLLASYAMHSADTEGRLHPEPPHAYRGPFARDRDRILHSSAFRRLSGKMQVFTGEMGIYHRTRLTHTFEVASVARTIARALRLNEDLTEALALMHDIGHPPFGHCGEDVLCERMSAVGGFSHNEFALVIVTELEQRYAEFSGLNLSRETLAGQDVRAHKAEAAVGRAALLEVQLVDAADSIAYDAHDVDDALQMGLLSIDELSELAIVRRALDLVRGKRGMMPIHQLRQSLVHELIDLQVSELVNVSVEMLRRQEGRNHNDVCDLGVRVDHGETLRRERRELEAFLFDAVYRHPRLIPVRDSAAQRLSELFDVLTRDPDRLPLRFRQRLHDHPLEKVVGEYLAGMTDAFCDQQHQYAMATSRGPLADW; via the coding sequence ATGACGGGGCTTAGGTTGTACGACCAGAGCGAGCATCTCTTGCTGGCCAGCTACGCGATGCATAGCGCCGATACCGAGGGGCGACTGCATCCCGAACCGCCTCATGCCTATCGAGGTCCGTTCGCTCGCGATCGCGATCGAATTTTGCACAGCAGTGCGTTTCGCCGGCTAAGCGGAAAGATGCAGGTTTTTACGGGAGAGATGGGGATCTATCATCGCACGCGGTTGACGCACACCTTCGAGGTTGCGTCGGTGGCACGCACGATCGCCCGGGCGCTGCGATTGAACGAGGATTTGACCGAAGCGTTAGCGTTGATGCATGACATTGGCCATCCTCCCTTTGGTCATTGTGGCGAAGACGTGCTGTGTGAGCGGATGTCGGCGGTCGGTGGATTTTCGCACAACGAATTTGCCTTGGTGATCGTCACCGAATTGGAACAACGCTACGCTGAGTTTTCCGGATTAAATCTGTCGCGAGAAACGTTAGCCGGACAAGACGTGCGGGCCCACAAGGCCGAGGCGGCGGTGGGACGGGCGGCATTGTTGGAAGTCCAGCTCGTCGATGCGGCCGATTCGATCGCTTATGACGCCCACGACGTGGACGACGCCTTGCAGATGGGACTGCTTTCGATTGACGAGTTGTCCGAACTCGCCATCGTGCGACGCGCCCTTGATTTGGTTCGCGGCAAACGAGGCATGATGCCCATTCATCAACTCCGCCAATCATTGGTCCACGAGTTGATCGATTTGCAAGTCAGTGAACTGGTCAACGTTTCGGTTGAGATGCTGCGTCGTCAAGAAGGCCGCAATCACAACGATGTTTGTGACTTAGGCGTGCGGGTTGATCACGGCGAAACGCTCCGCCGCGAACGCCGTGAACTCGAAGCGTTCTTGTTTGACGCGGTCTATCGACATCCGCGCCTGATTCCGGTCCGGGATTCCGCCGCTCAACGGCTGAGCGAACTGTTTGATGTCCTCACCCGAGACCCAGATCGATTGCCGCTGCGGTTTCGCCAGCGACTGCACGATCATCCGCTCGAGAAGGTGGTTGGCGAGTATCTCGCTGGGATGACGGACGCGTTTTGTGATCAACAGCATCAATACGCAATGGCGACCTCTCGAGGTCCGCTAGCCGATTGGTAG
- the uvrA gene encoding excinuclease ABC subunit UvrA, giving the protein MANRATPFDSIRVRGAREHNLQNIDVDIPHHCLTVITGVSGSGKSSLAFDTLFAEGQRQYINSLSAYARQFLDQIPRPDVDSIDGLAPTLAIDQKPGSTSGRSTVATISEIYDYLRLLYARVGVPHCAHCNSAIAKQSPDAIVDSLAALPEGSKLVLMAPMVRGRRGAHREVFESIQQAGLVRVRVDGETYLLEDVPTLAPRKNHTIEAVIDRLVIRGEADSRLRDSVMLALRLGGGLASSLIQGGHAIQGEGGNQGQDAPWTEAIYSTAMACVECGASFEEIEPRTFSFNSPYGACRTCDGLGRISVEDHTTECPDCGGARLRNEALSVTINGLGIHQLTALPLGDVSAWLSQTQASLSKVHAAIAAPITSEVIKRLSFLQRVGVPYLTLDRSADSLSGGELQRVRLATSIGSGLVGVCYVLDEPSIGLHPADHDQLIRCITDLRDQGNTLVVVEHDEATMRSADVLIDMGEGAGEQGGKIISQGTPAQVQADPKSLTGQYLSGSKRVPVPAQRRKPVPGQWLTLSDVQTHNLKKVTATFPLGLFVGISGVSGSGKSSLINDTLAPAVALHLGLKAETPGPHAGIHGAEHLDKMIAIDQSPIGRSPRSCPATYSGVLDEIRKVFATTREAKTRGFTASRFSFNSAAGRCERCKGHGVERIEMNFLSDLFVTCTRCGGKRFNRQTLQVRFKGASVADVLAMSIDEATAFFENVPRIHRQLASLQAVGLGYLGLGQSSTTLSGGEAQRIKLGTELARAATGRTLYLLDEPTTGLHFQDIERLVHVLQQLVDAGNTVLVIEHQFDLLAACDWIIDVGPTGGVGGGEIVAAGTPETIADSKTGATAKYLAALLAREGKNN; this is encoded by the coding sequence GTGGCAAACCGAGCGACGCCATTCGATTCGATTCGCGTTCGCGGTGCGCGCGAGCATAATCTGCAAAACATCGACGTCGACATTCCCCACCACTGCTTGACCGTGATCACAGGGGTGTCGGGCAGCGGGAAAAGCTCGCTCGCCTTCGATACGCTGTTCGCCGAAGGACAACGGCAATACATCAACAGTTTGTCCGCCTACGCGCGTCAATTTCTCGATCAAATCCCACGACCGGATGTCGATTCGATTGACGGCTTGGCACCGACGCTTGCGATTGACCAAAAGCCGGGATCGACCAGTGGACGCAGTACCGTTGCGACGATCAGCGAGATCTATGATTACTTGCGATTGTTGTACGCGCGAGTGGGAGTGCCGCACTGCGCCCATTGCAACTCGGCGATCGCGAAGCAATCACCCGACGCGATCGTCGATTCGCTCGCGGCGCTTCCCGAGGGCAGCAAGCTCGTTTTGATGGCCCCCATGGTTCGGGGCCGCCGCGGCGCTCATCGCGAGGTGTTTGAATCGATCCAGCAAGCCGGTCTGGTACGGGTGCGAGTCGACGGGGAAACGTACTTGCTCGAAGACGTTCCCACGCTGGCGCCTCGAAAAAATCATACGATCGAAGCGGTGATTGATCGGCTGGTGATTCGCGGCGAAGCCGATTCGCGATTGCGAGACAGCGTGATGTTGGCGCTGCGTCTGGGCGGCGGATTAGCGTCCTCTCTGATTCAAGGCGGTCATGCGATCCAAGGCGAGGGTGGGAACCAAGGCCAAGATGCCCCATGGACCGAGGCAATCTACAGCACCGCGATGGCCTGTGTCGAGTGTGGTGCCAGTTTCGAAGAGATTGAACCACGCACGTTTAGCTTCAACAGCCCCTACGGAGCCTGTCGCACGTGCGATGGTCTGGGGCGAATCAGCGTCGAGGATCACACCACAGAGTGTCCCGATTGTGGCGGTGCTCGACTCCGCAATGAAGCGCTTAGCGTCACCATCAATGGTCTTGGGATTCATCAACTGACCGCGCTACCGCTGGGAGACGTCTCGGCTTGGCTGAGCCAAACTCAAGCGTCGCTCTCGAAGGTGCATGCGGCAATCGCAGCCCCAATCACTTCCGAAGTGATCAAGCGATTGTCGTTTTTGCAACGCGTCGGAGTGCCTTACTTGACGCTGGATCGATCCGCGGATTCGCTCAGCGGTGGCGAGTTGCAGCGGGTCCGCTTGGCGACCAGTATCGGTAGCGGATTGGTCGGCGTGTGCTACGTGTTGGATGAACCGTCCATTGGGTTGCATCCAGCCGACCACGACCAATTGATTCGCTGCATCACCGATCTTCGCGATCAAGGCAACACCTTGGTCGTCGTCGAACATGATGAAGCGACGATGCGGTCGGCCGACGTTCTGATCGACATGGGCGAAGGGGCAGGCGAGCAAGGGGGCAAGATTATCAGCCAAGGGACGCCGGCGCAGGTCCAAGCGGATCCCAAAAGTTTGACCGGTCAATACTTGTCCGGCAGCAAACGTGTTCCCGTTCCTGCCCAGCGCCGCAAACCGGTCCCAGGGCAATGGCTCACTTTGAGCGACGTCCAGACTCACAACTTGAAAAAGGTTACCGCCACCTTCCCGCTCGGATTGTTCGTGGGAATTAGCGGGGTTTCCGGCAGCGGAAAGAGTTCGCTGATCAACGACACCCTCGCGCCGGCGGTGGCTTTGCATCTGGGCCTCAAAGCCGAAACGCCCGGACCGCATGCGGGGATCCACGGCGCCGAGCATCTCGACAAGATGATCGCGATTGATCAGTCGCCGATCGGTCGCAGCCCACGCAGTTGTCCGGCGACCTATTCCGGTGTCCTCGATGAAATCCGCAAGGTCTTTGCCACCACACGCGAGGCCAAAACGCGTGGTTTCACGGCCAGTCGATTCAGTTTCAACTCAGCGGCGGGGCGTTGCGAACGATGCAAGGGCCACGGCGTGGAACGCATCGAAATGAATTTCCTGAGTGATTTGTTTGTCACCTGCACGCGGTGTGGCGGAAAGCGTTTCAATCGACAAACCTTGCAAGTGCGTTTCAAAGGGGCGTCGGTCGCCGATGTGTTAGCGATGAGCATTGATGAGGCAACTGCGTTCTTCGAAAACGTGCCTCGAATCCATCGCCAACTGGCATCGCTGCAAGCTGTCGGACTGGGCTATCTCGGGCTGGGACAATCGAGCACCACGCTCAGCGGCGGTGAGGCACAACGCATCAAACTCGGCACTGAACTTGCCCGTGCCGCGACGGGACGCACGTTGTATTTGTTAGACGAACCCACCACCGGATTGCATTTTCAAGACATCGAGCGGTTGGTTCACGTATTGCAACAACTCGTCGATGCGGGCAATACGGTATTGGTCATTGAACATCAATTCGACCTCTTGGCGGCCTGCGATTGGATCATCGACGTGGGGCCAACCGGTGGCGTCGGAGGGGGCGAAATTGTCGCCGCCGGGACTCCCGAAACGATTGCCGATTCAAAAACGGGGGCCACCGCAAAGTACCTCGCGGCGCTGTTGGCACGCGAGGGAAAAAACAACTAG
- a CDS encoding NAD(P)H-dependent flavin oxidoreductase: MPHTLHTSICDLLGCRYPILQSGMGGVARSELAAAVSEAGAFGCLGMVRETPAKILEQIDEVRARTDKPFGVNLIPAATDPELFNAELDACLSAGVETLVYFWDIVPDAIKRAKDHGCRVVHQVGHVDAAVQAEAAGADAIIAQGVEAGGHVHGSVSSLVLLPQIVDAVSIPVLGSGGFASGRSLVAAMSLGAQGIQCGTRFLATDESFAHDIHKQRVIEAAATDTLHTDAFAINWPPHSPVRVIKNEVTERFVERPFGYLPEDFEREPIAEEEGRPVYLLSTDSPLKSMTGDLEKLALFAGQVSGLIHSTEPAAKVVQRIVDEALVALNELANRIPR, from the coding sequence ATGCCCCACACACTTCATACGTCCATTTGTGACCTGCTCGGTTGTCGCTACCCCATCCTCCAGTCGGGCATGGGGGGAGTTGCGCGTTCGGAGCTGGCGGCTGCCGTATCCGAGGCGGGCGCGTTTGGATGTTTGGGGATGGTCCGTGAAACCCCCGCCAAAATCCTGGAACAAATTGACGAGGTGCGCGCGAGGACGGACAAGCCTTTCGGAGTTAACTTGATTCCCGCAGCGACGGATCCGGAGTTGTTCAACGCCGAACTCGACGCTTGTTTATCTGCGGGCGTGGAGACCTTGGTTTACTTTTGGGATATCGTTCCCGATGCCATTAAGCGAGCCAAGGACCACGGTTGTCGCGTCGTCCATCAAGTGGGACACGTCGACGCGGCCGTCCAAGCCGAAGCTGCCGGTGCGGATGCGATCATTGCTCAAGGAGTCGAAGCGGGCGGGCATGTGCATGGCAGCGTATCGTCGTTGGTGTTGTTGCCGCAAATCGTCGATGCCGTGTCGATTCCCGTATTGGGTTCGGGCGGTTTTGCCAGTGGACGCAGCCTCGTTGCCGCAATGTCGCTGGGGGCCCAGGGCATCCAATGTGGCACGCGTTTTCTGGCGACCGATGAGTCGTTTGCTCACGACATTCACAAACAGCGAGTGATCGAGGCCGCCGCGACTGACACGCTGCATACCGATGCGTTCGCGATTAATTGGCCACCGCATTCTCCCGTCCGCGTGATCAAGAATGAAGTCACCGAGCGGTTCGTCGAGCGCCCCTTCGGTTATTTGCCGGAGGATTTTGAACGGGAACCGATTGCCGAAGAAGAAGGCCGACCGGTGTATCTACTGAGCACCGATTCGCCGCTCAAATCGATGACGGGCGACCTCGAGAAGCTGGCCCTCTTTGCCGGCCAAGTCAGCGGGCTGATCCATTCGACCGAACCCGCAGCGAAGGTGGTGCAGCGGATCGTGGACGAGGCGTTGGTGGCGTTGAATGAGCTGGCCAACCGTATTCCGCGTTAG
- a CDS encoding DUF542 domain-containing protein, with the protein MTSIPEWIIEYPETTRVFNELGLDTSCAGKSLQYVCHHQGLSPPMVLARLRQLITSEDNDV; encoded by the coding sequence ATGACAAGTATTCCCGAATGGATCATTGAGTATCCCGAGACCACCCGCGTGTTTAACGAACTGGGTCTCGATACAAGCTGCGCGGGGAAATCGTTGCAGTATGTTTGTCATCATCAGGGGTTGAGCCCTCCCATGGTTCTCGCGCGTCTGCGTCAATTGATTACGAGCGAAGACAACGACGTATAA
- a CDS encoding RrF2 family transcriptional regulator encodes MKLTTQTDYALRTLMFLATRTSRTKVAEVASLFGISVNHVAKVVNLLVRFGYIRSTRGIGGGIELALQPEEIPLGKLIEQVEGNMNLLGCVGSDDSCAIHSFCKLRGVLAEAERVQLEYLNSVTLADVVPTSRDFSSIQ; translated from the coding sequence ATGAAGCTCACCACGCAGACCGACTATGCCTTAAGGACGTTGATGTTCTTGGCAACGCGAACGTCGCGAACGAAGGTCGCTGAGGTTGCATCGCTGTTTGGTATTTCGGTCAATCATGTCGCCAAGGTGGTCAATTTGTTGGTGCGTTTCGGTTACATCCGCAGCACCCGCGGGATCGGCGGAGGGATCGAGTTGGCGCTGCAGCCCGAGGAAATTCCGCTCGGCAAGTTGATCGAGCAAGTCGAAGGCAACATGAACCTGCTGGGGTGTGTTGGTAGCGATGATTCGTGTGCGATTCATTCTTTTTGTAAACTCCGGGGCGTGTTAGCCGAAGCAGAGCGTGTCCAGCTGGAGTATTTGAATAGCGTTACCCTCGCTGACGTCGTGCCGACATCCCGTGATTTTAGCAGCATACAATAA
- a CDS encoding MOSC domain-containing protein: protein MNANLLSINVGLPRTLGDAKPWTSGFLKESVTEPLWLGTTNLEGDGQADRVHHGGPHKAVCVYAAAHYPEWRRTLQKPDLIWGDFGENFTVENLIETEVCIGDTWNVGSATVQVSQPRQPCWKLARRWQIKDLALQVQQSGRTGWYFRVLVEGLVQRAMPLTLVERSHPEWTIAEANRIMHHDKHDRDAAARLAALPTLSPSWKTTLTNRVEKHVEPDADMRLEGESRSS, encoded by the coding sequence GTGAATGCAAACCTGCTCTCCATCAATGTCGGATTGCCGCGAACCCTTGGCGACGCCAAGCCATGGACCTCTGGTTTTCTGAAAGAATCGGTTACCGAACCGCTGTGGCTGGGGACCACGAACCTCGAGGGCGACGGTCAAGCGGACCGAGTTCATCACGGCGGCCCGCACAAAGCGGTTTGTGTCTATGCGGCCGCGCATTACCCCGAGTGGCGGCGAACGCTACAGAAGCCCGATTTGATTTGGGGGGATTTTGGTGAGAATTTCACTGTCGAAAATCTGATCGAGACCGAGGTTTGCATTGGTGATACATGGAACGTTGGTAGCGCGACGGTGCAGGTCTCGCAGCCACGCCAACCGTGCTGGAAATTGGCGCGGCGATGGCAGATCAAAGACCTCGCGTTACAGGTTCAACAGAGCGGCCGAACGGGATGGTATTTCCGAGTTTTGGTGGAAGGGCTTGTGCAGCGAGCAATGCCGTTGACGCTTGTCGAACGCTCGCATCCCGAATGGACGATTGCCGAGGCGAATCGGATCATGCATCACGACAAGCACGATCGCGATGCAGCCGCCCGTCTGGCTGCGCTCCCCACGTTGTCGCCGAGTTGGAAAACGACGCTGACCAACCGAGTCGAGAAGCATGTCGAACCCGATGCCGACATGCGGTTGGAGGGAGAGTCACGATCGAGCTGA
- a CDS encoding c-type heme family protein, translating into MNYRIPCLMLLIVGAISLLSLHAEDAPSVSQASASNANAASSASAEATTQNAATQEANAILPPTSLSEARARATLLHETIHGTLQIVHRDFFDEDEAHAIPSASLEDVFHELSTRYNIELKWLIIDTDIINVDHQPTDDFEKAAVKALKAKQQRYEAVENGRYRFAGPIRLASQCLKCHVKHRTSTEDRTAGLLISLPISITP; encoded by the coding sequence ATGAATTACCGCATTCCGTGCTTGATGTTGCTAATCGTCGGTGCGATCTCACTTCTTTCGTTGCATGCGGAGGACGCACCGAGCGTGTCCCAAGCAAGTGCGTCCAACGCAAACGCAGCCTCTTCGGCAAGCGCCGAGGCGACCACTCAGAATGCGGCCACTCAGGAGGCAAACGCGATCTTGCCTCCCACATCGCTTTCGGAAGCTCGCGCTCGTGCCACCCTTTTACACGAAACCATCCACGGCACATTACAAATTGTGCACCGGGATTTTTTTGACGAAGACGAGGCTCACGCGATTCCCTCCGCATCGCTTGAAGACGTGTTTCATGAGCTCTCGACTCGCTATAATATCGAGCTGAAATGGTTGATCATCGACACCGATATCATCAACGTGGATCATCAACCCACCGACGATTTCGAGAAGGCAGCTGTCAAAGCGCTCAAGGCGAAGCAGCAACGCTATGAAGCGGTCGAAAACGGGCGTTATCGATTTGCAGGTCCGATACGCTTGGCGTCTCAATGTTTAAAGTGCCATGTGAAGCATCGGACCTCGACCGAAGATCGAACCGCAGGTCTACTGATCTCGCTACCCATTTCCATCACCCCTTAG
- a CDS encoding c-type heme family protein: MKRRLLFISLATLTLVLASGWNASNQPRASAQEATEIAEPTKASVERSRRTVQMLDNIFKQTIVMVTDKYVNDDDDFAAGSAAVLLFQKISDESDKTIRLIDATGDPYESANVAKNEFEKKGIEKLKAGAKSVDEVITVDGKHYLRALTPVPVVMQKCVMCHAHYEDAKPGEPIGAISYTVPID; the protein is encoded by the coding sequence ATGAAGCGTCGCCTCCTATTCATCAGCCTTGCCACATTGACGCTCGTTTTGGCGAGCGGTTGGAATGCTTCGAATCAGCCTCGCGCGTCGGCGCAGGAAGCCACCGAGATCGCGGAGCCAACCAAGGCGTCGGTCGAGCGATCACGGCGAACGGTGCAAATGTTGGACAACATTTTCAAGCAAACGATCGTGATGGTGACTGACAAGTATGTCAACGACGATGACGACTTTGCTGCCGGTAGTGCGGCGGTGTTGTTGTTCCAAAAGATTTCGGATGAGAGCGACAAGACCATTCGGTTGATCGACGCTACCGGCGATCCATACGAATCAGCCAATGTGGCTAAAAATGAATTTGAGAAGAAAGGCATCGAGAAGCTCAAAGCGGGCGCTAAGTCCGTCGATGAAGTGATTACCGTGGATGGAAAACATTACCTGCGCGCGTTGACCCCCGTGCCCGTCGTGATGCAGAAATGTGTGATGTGTCATGCTCACTATGAAGACGCCAAGCCAGGGGAACCGATTGGGGCGATCAGCTACACCGTTCCGATCGATTGA